A genomic stretch from Solanum stenotomum isolate F172 chromosome 8, ASM1918654v1, whole genome shotgun sequence includes:
- the LOC125872752 gene encoding tropinone reductase homolog At2g29260, chloroplastic-like isoform X2 codes for MWELVSSLSHTVSVKFKFQFPKPRNFITIRPWMNKYSSIRCAGKVNRWSLNGMNALVTGGTRGIGHAIVEELCGLGATVHTCARNEDELGTCLRSWKDEGFTVSGSLCDVSSQVDRQKLMEVVSSTFNGKLDILINNVGTNIRKAMVDFTAEEFSSLMATNFESVFHLCQLAYPLLKASGAGSVVFTSSVSGFVSLKSMSLQGATKGAINQLTKNLACEWAKDNIRSNAVAPWYIKTSMVEQVIPYFLLFSNPWLSLMNCVF; via the exons atgtgggAATTGGTTTCTTCGCTTTCACACACTGTTTCTGTGAAGTTcaaatttcagtttccaaaacccagaaattttataacaataagGCCATGGATGAACAAGTACAGCTCAATTCGATGTGCCGGAAAAGTCAATCGATGGTCCCTTAATGGCATGAATGCCCTTGTCACTGGTGGCACTAGAGGCATTGG GCATGCGATAGTGGAGGAATTGTGTGGACTGGGAGCCACTGTGCATACGTGTGCCCGAAATGAAGATGAACTTGGAACATGTTTGAGGAGCTGGAAAGATGAGGGCTTTACAGTGTCTGGTTCCTTGTGTGATGTGTCTTCTCAAGTTGATCGCCAAAAGTTAATGGAGGTTGTTTCATCTACATTCAATGGGAAGCTCGACATTCTT ATAAACAACGTGGGGACCAATATTCGCAAAGCTATGGTGGATTTTACAGCTGAAGAGTTTTCCAGCCTCATGGCAACAAATTTTGAATCTGTTTTCCATCTGTGTCAGCTGGCCTATCCCCTTTTGAAAGCATCCGGGGCTGGAAGTGTTGTGTTCACTTCTTCTGTCTCAGGTTTTGTCTCATTGAAATCTATGTCTTTACAAGGAGCAACAAAAG GAGCAATTAATCAACTTACAAAAAATTTGGCATGCGAGTGGGCTAAAGACAACATCAGGAGTAATGCTGTTGCACCTTGGTACATCAAAACATCCATGGTGGAGCAAGTAATTCCATACTTTCTTCTCTTCAGTAATCCATGGTTATCTTTGATGAACTGCGTATTTTAG